A part of Palaemon carinicauda isolate YSFRI2023 chromosome 8, ASM3689809v2, whole genome shotgun sequence genomic DNA contains:
- the LOC137644836 gene encoding ankyrin repeat domain-containing protein 29-like, whose translation MTSKSTKILLAMMVYVCWETIKVTCNDGMAMNIDCDEFGEKEKRKQECHAQQFLKLARKGKFSDVQHKLRKDSVNKNILLSYTEKSGLYKGFTALLWAAHNNDTKMVDHLLDEGSVVSHASNFGYTALYYMAQHGNNGAVETLLGQGAKVNLALNNGWTPLLIATEKGYTPIVKALLAKGANPNVKTYETGISPILLAAEDGNTEIVKLLLSNGADPNTKSETRGFFPLYFAAKMGNDVMLKLLLDAKADVRFQTLNNETALIAATAWDRQSIVKALLNASADPNVVDILKTGALHRAAYYGYTNILKQLVEKKADVNARNAEERTPLHFCAKGAQADTLAELIKSCPDETFKDKNGETALDLARNEEANLLRKIVKTRRTHSLIQRLQTFIPKLSAYTKATCGRNGR comes from the exons ATGACCAGTAAAAGCACGAAAATACTGTTGGCCATGATGGTCTACGTCTGTTGGGAAACGATCAAGGTCACTTGTAATGATGGCATGGCTATGAACATTGATTGTGATGAATTTggggaaaaggaaaagaggaaacaaGAATGTCATG CTCAGCAGTTCCTCAAACTCGCCAGAAAAGGGAAATTCTCCGACGTACAGCATAAACTTCGCAAAGACAGTgtcaacaaaaatattttattgtcaTATACGGAAAAGAGCG GTCTTTACAAAGGCTTCACTGCATTACTGTGGGCAGCCCACAACAACGATACAAAAATGGTCGACCATTTATTAGACGAGGGATCTGTAGTCTCACACGCCAGCAATTTTG GTTATACCGCATTGTATTACATGGCACAGCACGGTAACAACGGGGCTGTAGAAACTCTTCTTGGACAAGGAGCCAAGGTCAATTTAGCActtaataatg GTTGGACCCCACTCCTGATAGCAACAGAGAAGGGATACACTCCGATAGTAAAAGCTCTTTTAGCCAAAGGAGCCAATCCTAATGTAAAAACATATGAAACTG GTATTTCCCCGATCCTCCTAGCGGCAGAAGATGGAAACACTGAAATTGTGAAACTACTCTTAAGCAACGGTGCTGACCCAAATACCAAGTCCGAAACTAGAG GATTCTTCCCGCTTTACTTTGCCGCCAAAATGGGAAACGACGTGATGTTGAAACTCCTCCTGGACGCAAAGGCAGATGTCCGCTTCCAAACTTTAAATA aTGAAACTGCTCTGATCGCAGCAACTGCCTGGGACCGACAGTCCATCGTTAAGGCCTTGTTAAATGCCTCGGCAGATCCTAACGTCGTTGACATATTAA AGACGGGGGCCCTTCACCGAGCAGCCTACTACGGTTACACTAATATCCTAAAGCAACTGGTGGAAAAGAAAGCAGACGTGAATGCCAGGAACGCAGAAG AACGGACACCATTGCACTTCTGCGCCAAGGGAGCACAAGCAGATACACTTGCAGAACTTATTAAGTCTTGCCCCGACGAAACGTTCAAAGACAAAAATG GTGAAACTGCGTTGGACTTGGCAAGGAATGAAGAGGCAAATCTGTTGAGGAAAATAG taaAAACAAGGAGAACGCATTCACTGATTCAGAGACTTCAAACCTTCATTCCCAAGCTGAGTG CATACACCAAGGCAACTTGTGGCAGAAATGGTCGCTGA